A genome region from Fusarium musae strain F31 chromosome 5, whole genome shotgun sequence includes the following:
- a CDS encoding hypothetical protein (EggNog:ENOG41), whose product MAHPEDGRDDAKEWELPAKMIASMETGNRSSSNEKPTTALASLKRKNRDHGTDLSMDMVKTKRQCQDRLQVLVEKRARKNAEALHEVQKVQQT is encoded by the exons ATGGCTCACCCCGAGGATGGCAGAGATGATGCAAAGGAATGGGAGCTTCCAGCAAAGATGATAGCTAGCATGGAGACGGGCAACAGGTCCTCGTCAAATGAAAAGCCCACGACTGCTCTTGCGTCTCTCAAAAGGAAGAACAGAGATCATGGCACAGATTTGTCTATGGATATGGTTAAGACGAAGCGTCAATGTCAAGATCGCCTACAGGTCCTCGTGGAGAAGCGAGCGAGGAAGAATGCCG AGGCACTCCACGAAGTGCAGAAAGTCCAACAGACCTGA
- a CDS encoding hypothetical protein (EggNog:ENOG41), with product MAPKTISRARKIIIVSHVQDLIPSNFSKLVTFAFTQGEINRTVTWARGLGKDHKDDICAPRNPYFFRYPCMGDSIGVTGNGVFEDSTATLGPCITVGGGSYWLGNFHPFMEAYQQLAQVEVEHPSSQDRKRCIDEGHDAMAQETNFRLGRLEVTSGLNLKTTRISHDPYWDECDMDKPLVVTDWALIGARTSQANILRKFPSETQPPTQEPTIATTTAIVPGADVLSSGRTSGYQRGQICEIPAYVSGVENQTQKATREWFIEEPWPQEDEDAWIRGGIGVNGDSGAGVVDANTNGLIGQVWGRNNYWGPGQRVTYFTPIADIFDDIQEKCGQQSRPQLPQHRDEANCFPLHPSCRQCFDLRVYLNSSRRSSRMSLQSMSMGTGDGDQDLTSIEAVSELATPKDYHRYSGIEETLVSLSGIVSPAGPSGYPGTPMIADMKSPYATELDLGDLYGSEATAPTQARKRRTSCLAAAPAPGRWKKQRTCD from the coding sequence ATGGCCCCAAAAACTATTTCTCGTGCTCGAAAGATCATCATTGTTAGCCACGTTCAAGATCTTATTCCCAGCAACTTTTCCAAGCTAGTCACGTTTGCTTTTACGCAGGGGGAGATTAATCGTACCGTTACCTGGGCTCGTGGCCTAGGCAAAGATCATAAGGACGATATTTGCGCCCCGAGAAACCCCTACTTCTTTCGCTATCCTTGCATGGGTGACAGTATCGGTGTGACAGGAAATGGGGTGTTTGAAGATAGCACTGCTACTCTTGGTCCTTGCATCACCGTTGGTGGTGGGAGTTATTGGTTGGGCAACTTTCATCCCTTCATGGAGGCCTACCAACAGCTCGCTCAAGTGGAGGTTGAGCATCCATCATCCCAAGATCGCAAGCGATGCATTGACGAGGGACATGATGCCATGGCCCAGGAGACGAACTTCAGGCTTGGTAGGCTCGAGGTCACGTCAGGTCTGAACctcaagacaacaagaaTTTCACATGATCCTTATTGGGATGAGTGTGATATGGATAAGCCTCTTGTCGTAACAGACTGGGCTCTCATCGGTGCCCGTACTTCACAAGCAAACATCCTTCGCAAATTCCCTTCAGAAACCCAACCTCCAACTCAGGAACCAACCATAGCTACTACAACCGCTATTGTGCCAGGTGCAGATGTTCTGTCTAGCGGTCGAACATCTGGTTATCAGCGCGGCCAGATTTGCGAGATCCCTGCGTATGTATCTGGGGTAGAGAACCAGACGCAGAAGGCTACGAGAGAGTGGTTTATCGAGGAACCATGGCCgcaagaggatgaggatgccTGGATACGTGGAGGCATTGGTGTCAACGGCGACAGTGGCGCTGGAGTTGTTGACGCCAATACAAATGGCCTAATCGGTCAAGTATGGGGTCGCAATAACTATTGGGGGCCTGGACAACGTGTGACCTACTTCACTCCCATCGCAGACATTTTCGACGACATCCAGGAAAAGTGTGGGCAGCAGTCACGCCCTCAACTCCCGCAGCATCGTGATGAAGCAAACTGCTTTCCGTTacatccatcatgtcgtcAATGCTTCGATCTACGGGTGTACCTCAATAGTAGCAGGAGGAGTTCGCGGATGTCGCTCCAAAGCATGTCAATGGGCACAGGTGATGGCGACCAGGATCTGACCTCTATTGAGGCTGTCTCAGAGCTAGCTACGCCAAAGGATTATCACCGCTACTCGGGCATCGAAGAGACTCTGGTTTCTCTCAGCGGTATCGTCTCTCCAGCAGGGCCCAGTGGTTATCCTGGTACTCCCATGATAGCAGATATGAAGAGCCCCTATGCTACCgagcttgatcttggtgatcTGTATGGGTCAGAAGCAACTGCGCCAACTCAGGCCCGAAAAAGAAGAACGTCTTGTCTAGCTGCCGCACCGGCTCCAGGTagatggaagaagcagagaacTTGTGATTGA
- a CDS encoding hypothetical protein (EggNog:ENOG41), with the protein MLIHGTRIDDSADKYNITIDTIEKDLTNEVPQWILSAYAPGRDAPGQLFGGYPREQSFEELRLHFMMGKASGNEQQALNEAQELYAQAQQQMQTALRDIKGAIQFIVGEENNHPNRHDICKQGTQGAPFGEFLVGKRPKSTIADTGAQPTPFGSNNNNNASSPFGGGASVGGSAFGQPSTLGAKPSAFGTPSFGQPSQPSQGGGSVFGQSSQPSAFGQPSQLGQTASAFGKPVQTSTFGQPSQPGSAFGQPSALGAKPNSFGTPAFGQPSQPNAQGSVFGKPSQPNTQGSAFGQPSQINAQGSAFGQASQLGQKPNPFGAPSGTNNSSSPFGAVANNNSALAANPFGAPNGSATTSQPANPFGSNSNNQNNAPANPFGQPSQPAQGSSPFGQPSSAAAPATATPFGASNATSNQPTNSPFGQPSQTQSNGFASQNNQTPASNPFGQAAQQKPVNPFGQPSNAAPAAANPFATTQAQPPPAAAVAAAASAASTGPYPPNSSRQHPPIESYSSKGMDGRLSMFKGKSVIYKDGKPGIREFDGTWRRIWFPDGPPAFSADTELAPEMYDDKSKAQWMAFAQTGTFEGGLIPELPPPRECTLWDF; encoded by the exons ATGTTGATACACGGAACAAGGATTGACGACTCAGCAGACAAATACAACATTACTATCGACACGATCGAAAAGGATTTGACGAACGAAGTTCCGCAATGGATCCTCTCAGCCTATGCGCCAGGGCGAGATGCTCCTGGCCAGCTCTTTGGCGGATATCCGCGCGAACAGAGCTTTGAAGAGCTGCGGCTACACTTCATGATGGGGAAAGCGTCGGGGAACGAACAGCAAGCT CTTAACGAAGCACAAGAGCTATATGCTCAAGCCCAACAACAGATGCAGACCGCTCTGCGCGACATTAAAGGGGCAATTCAGTTTATTGTAGGCGAAGAAAATAACCACCCAAATCGGCACGATATTTGCAAACAGGGAACGCAAGGAGCTCCCTTTGGCGAATTTCTCGTTGGGAAGCGACCCAAGTCGACAATCGCCGATACAGGCGCTCAGCCAACCCCTTTCGggtccaacaacaacaacaacgctTCGAGTCCTTTTGGTGGTGGCGCATCGGTCGGTGGAAGCGCCTTTGGGCAGCCATCGACTCTCGGCGCGAAACCAAGCGCGTTTGGTACGCCGTCCTTTGGTCAACCATCGCAGCCATCTCAAGGAGGAGGCTCGGTCTTTGGTCAGTCATCGCAACCTTCAGCGTTTGGGCAACCATCACAGTTGGGACAAACCGCCTCAGCATTCGGCAAGCCAGTGCAAACCTCAACCTTTGGCCAGCCGTCACAACCAGGGTCTGCTTTTGGCCAACCTTCAGCTTTAGGCGCAAAGCCCAATTCGTTTGGCACACCAGCCTTCGGACAACCTTCGCAACCAAATGCACAAGGCAGTGTCTTCGGAAAACCGTCACAGCCAAATACGCAAGGCAGCGCATTCGGTCAACCGTCACAGATAAATGCGCAGGGCAGTGCCTTTGGCCAAGCCAGCCAACTTGGACAGAAACCGAATCCCTTCGGAGCACCAAGTGGAACGAACAACAGCTCTAGCCCATTCGGAGCCGTCGCAAATAACAATAGTGCCCTTGCAGCGAACCCCTTTGGTGCTCCAAATGGTAGCGCAACAACCAGTCAGCCTGCCAATCCTTTCGGATCCAACAGTAATAACCAGAACAATGCCCCGGCGAATCCGTTTGGACAACCCTCACAGCCTGCTCAGGGAAGCTCGCCATTTGGCCAACCTTCAAGCGCTGCCGCACCGGCTACAGCAACCCCATTCGGTGCATCTAATGCGACCTCGAATCAACCTACAAACAGTCCATTTGGCCAGCCGTCACAGACTCAGTCGAATGGCTTTGCATCACAGAATAACCAAACACCAGCGAGCAATCCGTTTGGTCAAGCCGCGCAGCAGAAACCAGTGAATCCTTTTGGCCAACCTTCTAACGCTGCACCAGCTGCCGCCAACCCGTTTGCTACAACGCAGGCTCAACCCcccccagcagcagcagtggcggcggcggcatcCGCTGCTTCGACAGGCCCATATCCACCAAACAGCAGTAGACAACATCCGCCAATTGAGAGCTATAGCTCAAAAGGCATGGATGGCCGGCTATCAATGTTCAAGGGCAAATCAGTCATCTACAAGGACGGCAAACCTGGAATTCGAGAATTCGATGGGACCTGGCGGCGGATTTGGTTCCCAGATGGTCCTCCTGCGTTCTCAGCGGATACAGAATTGGCCCCTGAGATGTACGACGACAAGTCCAAGGCTCAGTGGATGGCCTTCGCACAGACCGGGACCTTTGAGGGTGGCCTGATACCCGAACTACCGCCTCCGCGAGAATGTACACTATGGGACTTCTAG